Sequence from the Ooceraea biroi isolate clonal line C1 chromosome 5, Obir_v5.4, whole genome shotgun sequence genome:
TGTAAAATTCCTGCCAATATTGCGTGGGACCCAGTATGTGCGACGGCATGGTCCGATGTGTCACCCAGCAAACGTTGGACTTGGGCTTGCGTTCTTCGCGTACTTTGCTGCCGTAAAACTTCTCCGTGCTGATCGGCTCCATCTCCGATTTCGTGTACGAGCGCGCAATTTATGCAGTCGATGTCATTTTGCTGCAAGAAAATTGCGAGGCAACATATCTGCGTTGTCTATCTATGCGTATTTCTTCCACAAACGTGTTGTGCCACGTGTCAAGTCCATCTGACAGTTTCCCGCCAATTATGCGCACAGCCATTTGTAATCGCGATGATGTATCGATAGTGACGGATGCGCACAATGATCCAATCAAAAATCGATCCCAAATGTAGGCGCAAAgttgaaaaggaaaaaagagaaagtagAAAAGAGAGTActtgtaaaaaaaaaattagttatacatatacgcgcgtgtaagagaaatataattagaatatattaatgCTACGTAAAGAAGcaagaatagaaaatatatatatatatatgataaatatatatgtatatatatatttatcagtatgtgaaataaaagtatatcgatatttctgaaatagaaaaaaaagtagCAAGCGCAGCTTTTatcttgcaaaataaaaactgtgaataattttaatagaatgagcactaataattatattaatatcgtatTGCTCTTTTATTCGAATTGTCTCATAAGTGAATTGtccaaaaaatttatttatgtcgatgctatttatttatcgactTGTCACTCGTTTCGATAGCGACAAACGACTCTCTCGAAAACTTGTCGATTGGTTGGATAAAGCGACTCAACTAAACTGTTATGTTCCTTCGTTTCCAAAGTCTTTCCTTACCGAACAACATATTTATCGCAGCGTTACTCGATGTTTGCATCGATTTCTGAGTTTTACATCCTACGACATctaaatctataaaaaaaactgcgaaatgttccgatattgcaatttatttgattgttCAAGCGTTGGAAATATTCACTAAACTGTCGCGACAGATTCTGCTCCAAGAAATTAGATCGCGCATTGATTTCATCATCGTAACCGTTGCCCGAAATTACGAGAACCGGTCGCATGTGAAAGTGGCTGGTCCGCCACTGTGTTCAGTTCGGATCCATGCAATGACATCGTGAAATGATCGGTACACTTTGATTATCCATCGTATGCAAATTCTTTTGAATTTCAACGGGAAATTAGGCGCATTTCGTTCGACACGACGACGTCAGAACATACTCTGTTATTCATTGTATCCTAATCTTTTGTACGATCGTTATTCACCCGTGTACGTGACTTTCTTTCTGTCAATGCTGAATTAGTGACTCATGTACGTGAATAACAATGTACACAGAACTATCGGATGTGTCGATTTCAcgagaaggaaaataaatgagaagaaaagaaagaaattcgaATCGAATCATAGTAAAAACATAGACATGCCCGTCATGTTAACAAGTCCGCTTTATTGGTATCTAATACAATAAGACTCCTATTCGCTACTAATCTCTGCAAAACGTCTTcggtaaaaaaaaaaaactgtatATCTCAAAACTGCATATATCCTGAAAGAGTtccgtatataaaataaaatattttcgtgcaCCGAGAGTGCGAGGTATAAATATCGATACAaaaacgtataaatatatattatgtacacaTTCTACGTAATGAGAGAATCTTGCGCATGTACCGAAGGAAATACATCGTCGAGGAGATCGCAGTCTCGGAAATTGTGGTCACGTGGTCAACCGCTTATACGCGTACTCGGCATATGAAGCGCGCGTGTACCGGTCGTATCGTACGATCGGTTTACCAGGCGTAGCTGGTGCCGAAGCCGCTGAAGGTGGCGTGCGCCACGGGGGCGGCGGTCTCGTACGAGTAAGGGGCGGCGTAGGTCTTGGCGACTATCGGCGCGGGGTGCGCGGCGTAGGTAGTGTACGCCGGTGCGGCAGCGATCGCGGTCTTGGCAAGGATCGGAGCGGCGGCATAGGTCGTCTTGGTGATGAGCGGAGCGGCAGCGGCGTAGGTGGTGGTCGCGGGTGCAAACGGGGCGTAAGTGGCCTTGGCGATCACGGGGGTGGCCGGCGCGGCGTACGTGGTGTACGCGGCGGTCTTGGCGACAACCGCCGGCGCGGCGTAGCTCTTAGCGAGGAGCGGGCTGGCGTAGCCGTAGGCGGCGGGTGCGGCGTAGCCGTAGGCAGCGGGTGCGGCGTACGTCGTCTTGGCCAGAACCGGGGCAGCCGCGTATCCATAAGCGGGTGCGGCGGCATAGGCGGTCTTGGCGAGCACTGGGCCAGGGTGAGCGGCGTAAGCGGCTTTGGCGATCACGGGTTGTGCCGCGATGATGGGCTTGGCCAAGGTCGGCGCGGCGTATGCCTTCGTGATGACCGGCGCGGCAGCGGCGTAGCCGATTGCGTGGTGCTCCAGCAGAGCGTCGTTGCTCACGTGGCTGTTGCTGACACGCACGGACGAGTGCGCGGAGTCCTCGGCCCTGCTGTACGTGGACACGACGTTCTGGCCGGCGTAGCCCTTCTGCGTGGACTCCTGGCTGTAGCCGATGCTACTGTGATCGGCAGACAGCGTGCCGATGTCATAGGCAGCCGGACCACCGGCGCTCGCCACTGCCACGAAGGCTGCGAGTACTATGAACTGCACAAGAAGCATCTTGTCATCAGTATCAGTAATGTGTCGATGTTAACGCGATTGAATGTGTTGTTCTGTGAGACGAGAATTAATTCTACCagtaaatatacatatctatattATAGTAAATTGATCATAGatgcaatttttaaatgaaagtaTCCGCTCGTCTCCAGGatactaaaattattaaaatttatttatccatGATTAGGTATCCGTCTTACTCTGTATatacattgaaatgtataaCATGATATGCAAATTGATTAAAGTGAGAGATGTTCGAAATTAGTACTTTGTCTTAGTACTGGTTATCTACAGCTAAGTACATGTCGATTTTACCAAGTTCTTCCATCGGAGTAATTCTTCCACATCTTTTTCTTAACACGTCGAAAGCGAAATCTTTGTATTCGTGTGTTACTCAGTGCACATTAAGGTGTCAATATAATCTCGCGACTATGTTGGCGTGCTTTGCTTTGCTTACCTTGAATGCCATTTTGCTTGTCTGAAGTGGAACAACTACTTGGTTCTGCCGAAATGGTAGCTGTCGACCACTATTTATATGCGAGCAAGACTGTAGGGGGTTCAATCGAATTTTGGGCACACTACCTTGTTCGAGGTGATTGGGCATGGCTGATGGGAGAGGGGAAACGTACATGGAACTTCTTTGTGGGAAATCATTAAGAAAGGAGCATACGAAGGTGCAAAGGAGAAGTAGGATAGTCGCTCGAGGGGGGACATGGACGAATTCCGGGCGTGGTCCCCGCGAAATTAAGATTTGGTACAGAATGACTCGATAGAGAAGGTCGAGGGTGCGACGCTTATCTGTTATAATTGCTTTTCACTCTTGTTTCGATTGCCTTCAACGATTTCCGATTGCTTAACGCGCAAATCAACGTCCAGCGATAAGTAACAAATAGATCATGGGGCTACATTTACATACGACCAGCAAATTAGCATAGTGATAAAGTTGCGTATAACGGTAAAACACACTCGCATTCTTAAATTTGTTATTACgtatttgttatctcaaatctGTGGCGGAAGTAAGCGCATATTTCGCTCATTTTGATTCCAAATCATCTACTAGTAGCATTTGTTACCTGTAACGCAGATGTAAAAAAAAAGCGCAAATAGCGTTATACCTGCCAGACGAAACTATAAAGGATAAGACAGATTTCTTGtctaaaaaagaaatcaaatatATCAACTCTCTTCCAAACGCTCATTTTGCacctaataatattaataattaatactgaaaaaaattatttcttaagtagtaattgtttttttgaggtaaatgtaataaagaaattattttcctttctcCTATTTAGCATTGACATATATTCATTGCAAATTCGCAAATAAGAGAAGGTGAACAATATAATTCCCGTGtctacatacatatatccattttattatattagtctCCTTACGTAATATGGTTCATTTATATAAACTCACCACATATGTGTGATATTGTAGAGAACTCAAGGACACACTTTCTCCAAATTCTTGCACTGACATAAGAGAcatcatatatatgtaacagcagagatacgtaatatatttatgtagatGCTCCAATTACGTTACTAGATATGAAATAGATGTTCACCTATACATGTAATCTCATAGtcttgaagagagagagaaagagagaaattaaataattcagtaAAGATGAGATGATTAAATGACCCACATTCAGAACGCGCTTCTACAGATGTTAGCGCGCTCTTTGTCGTTCTATCCTTGTTTTATGCCTAAGGAAGGATAAAGATTATGTCAAAACAGATCGAAATAAGAATGGCAGTTCTTTGTAAATTTCATCCTTACCtcggaaatttttaaatcgattGACCGATTATCACGAACATTGGACAAGCTGGATAAGGGAatgttaaaatgaaaaatttaggATGAAGTGGCATAAGTAGTACGTATAATCTCATCTTTTAATACTGATAATAATACGAGATATGTATCAAAGAACGGATTCATCAGCGACTAAGTGATAAATGAGCTGACGAACATAATGATGAATAATGATAAATGAACTGATAACGCACGAAAATGAATGACTATGATCTCGATttcaacattaaattttacgaagattatatttaatgagactttaatatagtattaaaattaattgctaCATAAATTAAGAGGTAGTATTTTATTAGCTATAtagtgtattatattaatgtattatattatattaactttcataattaaaacatatacCTAGAGAACtgaagtatttatttttcattcttttcttcgaaaataaaataagcaaGAAAAATTACACACGCGCATGCATGTACGCATGTAATTATTCTTGATTTACTTTTTGATTTACTttgttctattttattttataatcaaaaaaatgcaagatgtataaaataaatacttcaATTATctatatgttttaattatttaatgtgcAAATAGCAAAAATTATTctattcatatacatataaatagtagaataatttttaataagatacgcgacattttgaatatttcacacaatcttaataatatttcaatttatgtttcaacatttatgaaaaacagAAACAGTACTATACTTGGTCATTGTTCTTTCCAATAAAACAaatctgtaataaaattataatttaattaattattcaacaataaaaagaaaaaaaaaaccgtGTGAAGtacaacaaaattatatattttgttaatactAAAAACTGCCAATATTGCCAAAATACTGCTCTTTGTCATAAAGTTGATCACCACTGCGCTTTAGGTGATGGTGCTAGGTCACGGACAGACATATCCCTTCACATAATGTCGAACTTTTTCCTTTGTAAAAGTATACTTTGCACAGGGATTGCGTCCATTCTTCTTTCCGTCCGTGACCCAGTATCACCCTAAACTCTTTATTTTATGATCGGTAAATACAACGTTGGCAATcatcaaatttttatgaaaatgaatatttgaaTTGCGTAAGCTCGAGATTGTAATCTATCCTACATAGTTTCATCTGGCGGATGTATTATGCTATTTGCACATTTCTTTACATCTGAGTTACAGGTAATAATGCTATTTGTAGATGATGTGGAACACCGACATATAGTATGGACTGCGCCATCCGTACATGGAAGCCCTCGAAAAGCGTCGTTCGTGTCACTAGAATTAAACAAAGAGGGAACGAAGTGACGGCCAATTGCTCTTTTTTTCAATACTAATTATAGAACTTGGCCGTCACTACCCACACAGCACAAATGACTGTTTGCCGGCTGATAGTCGGCATTTTTCAGTCAACTTGAAGTCAACTGTTTAAGTCGACATTTAGTCAACTATTTGTTGGATGGTTTATTGTCGACTTTAATTATAGACTGAAAGTCGACCCAAGGTCGACTATTTTCGAAAGTCGACTTCAATTGCCATAAAGTCAACTTATAAGTCCACTTTTGGCTGACTGATAGACGACTATAGTCGAGTCATTTGTCGACTATTAGCTGACTATAAGTTGACATTCAGCCTGACTTCGACTTTTTAAAGTCGACTTTAGACTTCTTCTGCCGACTGACAGTCAACTAACAGTCGACTTGGTGCTGTTTGGGTAGTCGCTATCTCTTTCTTGCGgccaattatattttttatgcctAAGCGCAGTCCACATATGTCGATGTTCCAAATCATCTACAAGCAGCATCATTACGTGTAACTCAGATGTAAAGAAATGTGCAAATAGCATACATCCGTCAAATAAAACTATGAGAGAGAAGATCTATCGATGCTTTAGAATCACGGTGAGCGGAATATGCGCTTATTTTCGCCATAGCTGTTTTTAAACTCGGCAGGTGACTTTATTTCTAATGCGCCAAGCGATCAAAATGCAGTTTGACTTTCTCGAATAAAACATTGGGATTGCGATAGGCGATTCTCAAAATTTTCAGTCAGCATCTATCTTGTTTTGAAtccgttatattttttcatttagttTTGTAGTTTAGCATTGTATCAGAATTTTCTTTATACTGATCTATTTTGTCAAAtctacattttttcttttttcttctacgtcagttttttttaacattatgcGAATATTCTAATAATCTCGATAGGTCACGGGCAtgcacttggcgcgagacactaccgtgtctcttgatggAATGTACTACAGATTCTGCTCGCTTTTTTTTGTCGttaatctgctggcagaatcTGCCGGAAATTCCAAACTTGGATATTTCGAGAGCAACGAATACGGAAAATGTTCCAGGACGAAATTTAAGCTAGAAGCAACCTTTAATTCATATGGATTCCTTCTGTATCATTGCACGCTGGGTGTTATCCGCTATTTGTCTGTTTTCCGCTATTTTCAAGCTTATTTTGCAAGAAACAAATTCTAAACGTGAATATTTCgagagcaacaaattcagaaaatattGTTGGACGAAATTTAAGCCAGGAACAACCTTGGAATCTTATAGATTCCTCCTGTATCGTTGCACGCTGAgtgttttcgatatttttaaactCATTTTAAAGCTGAAGCGCCTTAGCGATTGCGCCGTAGGGCTGAAGCGTTGAAGCTCTTAAGTTATTGCGCCGAAGCGCTCAAGCTCTTAAACGCTGTAGCGCGTAGACTACGTATTGGAGATTGGAGATTGAAATTTGACCAATCAGAACAAAGCAATCTGGGTCTGCTTTGTTTTGATTGGTCAAATTCCAATCTCCAATTCGCAATCTCCAATCTCCAATACGTAGTCTGATACGGGCTTAAGCGATGGCGCCAAAGCACCGAAGCTCTGAAACGATGAAGCGCTGTAGCGCCTAAGCGTTTGCGCGGAACTCCATTGAATCTTATAGATTCCTCCTGCATCGTTGCATGCTGGGTGTTTTTCGCTATTTTTAaccttattttcaagaaacaagaaaggccattttgtttttttttaaatttgatgttattttctttcatttcctttgattgaatttcattttccagtatgttatttcattttctatgattttatttcattttctttaattttcatgcattttctttgttttttccatttttagcGATTTCGCTGTATTTTCAGTCATTTTACAACATTTTCTTTGCTTTTactgcatttttcattttcctaaattttcaggaattttcctacattttatttcattttactgCATTTTCAGTGATTTTACTGCATTTTCTTTGCTTTTACTGCATTTTCCGTGATTTTCCTACATTTCTTTTGATTTTACTGCATGTTTAGTGATTTTACAGCAATTCCTTTGCTttactagaactttttcatttctgaacttatggtattttcaatagcagagaactagggaatataaaaaataatgcgaaaaactatgttttataaaacgcTCGATATCTCGTGAacgaagagagatagagggttCTTTCTAGCGGCATTCGACGGGGTTTTTCGATCCCTTTCCAACACCGGTATTAAACTTTCCGTCACACGCACCGTTCCGGAGATAATAGCGAAAAACTAGTTTCTACAAAATGCTTGATATCTCGCGAACTGAGCGAGCTAGAGGGTTCTATCTAGCGGCATTCGACGGGGGTCTTCGAGCCCTTTCCAACGCCCTTATTAAACTTTCCTTCACACGCACCATTCCGGCGATAATAGCGAAAAACTAGTTTTTACATCATggtcgatatctcgcgaacggagaGGGTTAGAGAGTCAGCTAGCTGACAAGCTAGAGAGTCAGTTAGCTGACAATGTCATTCGCTAGCTGCGACGCCTCTGACAAAGTCATTCGCCAGCTGCGGCGCCTCTGGCAAAGTGATGCGCCGCAGCAGCTGCGCCTCTGACAAAGTCATTGGCCCGCATGCCCGCCCGTACGCCCGTACGTACATCAGCACGCCCGCACATACACCCGCACATTCGCGCACGTCCGCCCACACGCCCGCACATACGCCCGTACGTCCGCACATACCATACGCGCACGCCcgatgtatgaaatattatctcacaattatatgtcacaattatagaaaatcacaattttacaaaaagaatgcgcaaattacttttctacttatttgttctacatatattatttgttctatatatatatatatatatatatatatatatatatatatatatctgtgatgagaaattatacaagagaaagtatgtatggacatgtatggacatatttgatagataattttatatgtttctatataattattgtggGATGTTATCGAAAGTGGGATAAAGATGACAAGAATCCTTGATGATCCACACAAGAATTTACTGAGATAcggtacaataaaatagaagaacgTAATGTAACAACTGGCTTGCGCGTAACACGTCTTGACCCGCTCGTTGCCAGATCTCGACTCTCTTCGCGCTGCTCACGCCGCTGCGTGGTCGCCCGCGGAAACAAAGTAACATAAATCGTCAACCGCATATCAAACTGAACGCGATCACCGCGctattaaaacaaaactaaaattacaACGTCGCGTTTCCAAAACTAAAACAATCTTCTTGCCATTCTACATTATGTAGAGTTTTACTAGCAACAGAGGCttgcgctacgcgcgctatttaatttttgaatattaataatgttttcggataataatattgatcaattatttattatataacaaataagaaATGGTATtgtaaaaaaggcgttaaaggtgttatttatttcatggtGTTTGATGAAtagaaatttgacagaattgacagctgccgtatCGTACGGCACATGAGCTGATTTGGCGAGCCGCGGGCCGCGAGCACGCGTCTTGGCCGTTGGACGTTGGACATTGGACGTTGGACGTTCGGCGTTGGACTTTCGGCGTTggagcgtacgtacgtgagtgtGAACGTGAATGTGGAGAAGAATGAAAGTGAGAATTTTAGCATACGATTAGGATATCCGAGGATGGAGTGCACCAATTGTTTTGGAAGTGGTCGGAATAGAAAGCTTGCATAgacattatgttataaaagtatggttaattttttcattaggTGTTTAGTTGGTGAGAAGATATGGGTAAGGAAAAGTTGATTCGACATGAATTTGACGTGAAATtgcggataagctacttggtagcgcgcgacgtgtaCACTGACCGGCAGCGAATCGTTTCGCAAACGGCGGAGCATTTCCTACGTTGCCCGGCACTCTAGCGTATAACGCAGCGGCGGATATTCGGTAGATGGCGGCCATCCGCCGAATTGATCGACGATGGTAATTGATCGACTCGTATGGTTATGAGCAgcgaaagaaatattccgTCGATAACGACATGCGTGTATGAGAAATGTGTGggttttaaattgttttattaaggTTATGCGAAGGAAAGTGTTGCTTCGTCAAATATATTGGTGGTCCTGAAAAGGAGCGTTTGTAATTAGCTGTGGTGcagcaaaacaaaaaaaaaaaaaagatcgcaCGTCGTATTCCTTGTTCCGTGCAAACGGTGCGCAAATGGATTAAACGTTGGCAAGAAGAAGGGAAGGAGCGTGTTATggataaacgaaaaaaataatagaagaaGACGAGTGTGAAATGCTGAAGAAGATTTTTGATTGCTTAACCTTAGTGTCGGCATATCCTCTTCTGGGTAAATAGTGCGAACGCTCGGGAACAACGCGTTTTCGagaatatgtacatattccAGGGCATCGATATGCGGCGACACTTGGACTAGTTGACCTGGACCGTGTGCACTGATCCAGCGCCACATACCACAAGTGATACACGCCCACCCACTCCGATCGCGAGAAACAAGATATTTTGGATCTACACGAACGGTGTGTGCGGGCGGCCTAACGTGGTGGTAACCGGGATGAATGCCGTACTAACGATATAAATAGGCGCAGTACtaaggaggaaaaaaaaaaaaaaaaaaaaaatgaaagagggGAAAAATGAAGTTTGTTTTCTTGGTTCGTTGGTCTTAACTAGAAGGTTGCGGTAGTAACCATTAGAACATATGTGGTACTGACCCTGAAAAAGTGGGAAAAttggaaggaagagaaaaatagagattTGCTTGGTTTGCGCGCCGCAGGCTGATGGGCGTGAAAAAAGCGTGCAGTACGGACtagatggaaaaaaaaaaaaaaaaaaaaagaggaaatggtGTGGCAGGGATTGCGATATGGGAGCAGGTAGATGGAACGaggatagagatagagagagagatagcctATGTACGTTTATTCGGAGTATGGAGAAGCGACGAGTATGGAGGACTACCGATCGCTGACACGTTACCGAAATGCCCCCTGCATACAGGCCGTATTGTGAGTGTGGAGCGTGAAGAAGAATGTAGAATAGATTGGATAGCGAGGAAAGAAGAGGTGGTGGAAGAGGAtggtggagagtggagagtggagagtggagaggaAGTTTTGGCTGAAGCGTTATGGAATGCGGGAGACGGACTGGGCGAAGAGGCGCTTAAGCTAAGGAGCGGGAATGGCCGTGATGCTTATTGCCGCATTGGACCTATTGGCTGTTTGCGTGATATTTGCATTGGTTGGTGCGATGTGGCAATGGCGACACAGCGACATTGCATGGGAGACGTGGCTGGAAGTACGATGGAGGTTTAATAGAAGCCGTGACTGTAAAATATTAGCCAGGTGTTATTAGAAGAGGATATTGATTGGATGATCGTTGTAAGGTtgaataggaataggaataggaataggaataggaataaaatatagatttattgcTACTCGTAAGGTTTAGTTGACCGGTTGAGGATGAGGAATGGGAGGGAGTAGGAGGAATTTTGGAAATTAGTAAAGGAAGAGACGATGGTAAGGTAAGATGATGAAGAGATGATGGTTTGGTATTGCATGGAATTAAGCAGGCGGTTAACAATATAGTGAGAGGTaatgataaaagagaaaagagaagagaaaagagaaaagagaaaagagaaaagaagaaagaaaaaggaaaatgcagaaaatgcaggaaatgaagagaaaaaatgtaaattttgcttGGTTTAAGCGCCGCAGGCCGATGAGCCGAAAAAAAgcgtgatttattatattatagtttattgttatatttaaccACTGGAAAattgagagaagaaaaaaaaaatagaaatttgctCGGTTTGAGCACCGCAGGCCGATAATCGGAAAAAAGCCTAGTGTATTagccataaaaaaaaaagaatggagaaaattaaggaaaaaaaaaaaaaatttgcttGGTTTGAGCGCCGCAGGCCGATGATCGGAAAAAAAGCCTGGTGTACTaaccgttaaaaaaaaaggagaaattgaggaaagggagagaaaaaaggaaaaaaaaaaaaaagaaattttctttgttcaagcgccgcaggccgatgattaaaaaacaaagccGTGTATtaaccattaaaaaattgagcgAATTCAAGAAATTTggataatttaagaaaaaaaaaaaataagtacaaaaagaaactaagtacaatataaaagatttggttttatttctttcgttaataaagttgaataaattattaaaattattaaaatttgaatataattataaatgtagttAGTTCAACTAATTTACTCAGTTCAACTTGACGTATATTTGActtattgttgaaaattaggaaaattaaCACTTTTTTGTTACTTTGCGAACGAATGAgtgaacagaaaaaaaaaaaaaaaaaaaaaaaaagagattgcaataaataatataaaatattatatatgcagatAATGACCACTAGTCGCAGTAAACATAGAATGAAATAGTACTATTTCCTTATGGAGTATAGTGAGCATAGACAACATTATTTGGTTTTGGCG
This genomic interval carries:
- the LOC105284936 gene encoding cuticle protein 21.3, which translates into the protein MLLVQFIVLAAFVAVASAGGPAAYDIGTLSADHSSIGYSQESTQKGYAGQNVVSTYSRAEDSAHSSVRVSNSHVSNDALLEHHAIGYAAAAPVITKAYAAPTLAKPIIAAQPVIAKAAYAAHPGPVLAKTAYAAAPAYGYAAAPVLAKTTYAAPAAYGYAAPAAYGYASPLLAKSYAAPAVVAKTAAYTTYAAPATPVIAKATYAPFAPATTTYAAAAPLITKTTYAAAPILAKTAIAAAPAYTTYAAHPAPIVAKTYAAPYSYETAAPVAHATFSGFGTSYAW